From Medicago truncatula cultivar Jemalong A17 chromosome 7, MtrunA17r5.0-ANR, whole genome shotgun sequence, a single genomic window includes:
- the LOC25497756 gene encoding probable WRKY transcription factor 75 produces the protein MENNYSMLFPCPPSSSYQIPTSGLNGQSSNAFLGLKPTNNEISVTHDDHEDVKGEEGSVNVIIDQQDVKKKGEKKAKKPKYAFQTRSQVDILDDGYRWRKYGQKAVKNNKFPRSYYRCTHQGCNVKKQVQRLTKDEGVVVTTYEGVHTHPIEKTTDNFEHILSQMQIYTPF, from the exons ATGGAGAACAATTATTCCATGTTATTTCCTTGTCCTCCTTCATCAAGCTACCAAATTCCAACGAGTGGTTTGAATGGTCAAAGCTCAAATGCATTTCTTGGTTTGAAACCTACTAATAATGAAATTAGTGTTACTCATGATGACCATGAAGATGTTAAAGGAGAAGAAGGAAGTGTTAATGTTATTATTGATCAACAAGATGTTAAAAAGAAAGGTGAGAAAAAGGCTAAAAAGCCTAAATATGCTTTTCAAACTAGGAGTCAAGTTGAtatacttgatgatggttatagATGGAGGAAATATGGCCAAAAAGCtgttaaaaacaacaaatttcccag GAGCTACTATAGGTGCACACATCAAGGGTGCAATGTAAAGAAACAAGTGCAACGGTTAACCAAAGATGAGGGAGTTGTGGTGACAACATATGAAGGAGTGCATACTCACCCTATTGAGAAAACAACTGATAACTTTGAGCATATTTTGAGTCAGATGCAAATATACACTCCATTCTAA